The Flavobacterium sp. 123 genome contains a region encoding:
- a CDS encoding DUF4382 domain-containing protein, producing MKKVKFYLAAFFVIAFLGLFFASCSDNGDGSQTSRISVRMTDAPGDYDEVNVDVLDVMIKSNSNADDQGWISIGNVTPGIYNLLDLTGGVNVMLADNNVPSGDLGQIRLVLGDRNTVVKDGVTYPLNTPSAQQSGLKLQVNQTLLEGATYEFLLDFDVEHSVVVQAGGSGIYNLHPVIRVTTNATSGVIKGEISPNLVGFQVLASVQVGTTTVSAYANEQGLFQLNGVPAGTYTVTLTPDVASGKTVKTVDGVVVVNGVITDMGNIAL from the coding sequence ATGAAAAAAGTAAAATTTTATTTAGCAGCGTTTTTTGTAATAGCATTCTTAGGTTTGTTTTTTGCAAGTTGCAGTGATAATGGAGATGGATCTCAAACGTCGAGAATTTCTGTTAGAATGACTGATGCGCCTGGTGATTATGATGAGGTAAACGTGGATGTGTTAGATGTAATGATTAAAAGTAATTCTAATGCGGATGATCAAGGCTGGATAAGTATAGGAAATGTTACACCTGGAATATATAATTTACTTGATTTAACAGGCGGTGTAAATGTAATGTTAGCGGATAATAATGTGCCTTCTGGTGATTTAGGACAAATCAGATTAGTTTTAGGGGATAGAAATACCGTAGTTAAAGATGGGGTTACCTATCCTTTGAATACACCTAGTGCACAACAATCTGGATTGAAATTACAAGTTAATCAAACACTTTTAGAAGGTGCTACTTATGAATTTTTGTTAGATTTTGATGTTGAACATTCTGTTGTGGTTCAGGCTGGTGGTTCAGGAATTTATAATTTGCATCCAGTAATTAGAGTAACAACAAATGCTACTTCAGGAGTTATTAAAGGTGAGATAAGTCCAAATTTAGTTGGGTTTCAAGTTTTAGCGTCTGTTCAAGTTGGAACAACTACAGTTTCAGCCTATGCAAATGAACAAGGTTTGTTCCAATTAAATGGAGTTCCTGCAGGAACATATACGGTTACTTTAACACCAGATGTAGCTTCGGGTAAAACTGTAAAAACAGTTGACGGAGTTGTAGTAGTCAATGGAGTTATAACTGATATGGGTAACATTGCTTTATAG
- a CDS encoding SDR family NAD(P)-dependent oxidoreductase, whose product MNKTALITGATSGIGKATAILLAKNGYKIIICGRREERLLQLKKELSECTEVHTLVFDVRDKKAVFETINSLPEAFSKIDILINNAGNAHGLDSIQNGDLDDWDAMIDINVKGLLYVSKAIIPKMIEQKSGHIINIGSIAGKEVYPNGNVYCASKHAVDALNNSMRMDLNPYGIRVGAIHPGMVETEFSEVRFKGDSERASTVYSGLDALQAEDIADIIHFVVSRAYHVNIADLIVYPTAQASATIVNRVKS is encoded by the coding sequence ATGAATAAAACAGCCCTAATTACTGGCGCAACTAGCGGAATTGGCAAAGCAACTGCAATCCTATTAGCTAAAAACGGTTATAAAATTATCATTTGCGGAAGACGAGAAGAACGATTACTTCAACTTAAAAAAGAGCTTTCGGAATGCACCGAAGTTCACACCTTAGTATTTGATGTTCGAGACAAAAAAGCCGTCTTTGAAACTATCAATTCTTTACCCGAAGCTTTTTCAAAAATTGACATTTTAATTAATAATGCGGGGAATGCCCATGGTTTAGATTCCATCCAAAATGGAGATTTAGACGATTGGGATGCCATGATTGATATCAATGTAAAAGGACTTTTATACGTATCGAAAGCCATAATCCCTAAAATGATTGAACAAAAATCTGGACATATTATTAATATTGGTTCCATCGCTGGCAAAGAAGTATATCCAAACGGCAATGTATATTGTGCTTCAAAACATGCCGTTGATGCACTAAACAATAGCATGCGAATGGACTTAAATCCTTACGGAATAAGAGTTGGTGCAATTCATCCAGGAATGGTTGAAACTGAATTTAGTGAAGTGCGTTTCAAAGGTGATTCAGAAAGAGCCTCAACAGTTTACAGTGGTCTAGATGCTTTACAAGCAGAAGATATTGCTGATATTATTCATTTTGTAGTGTCAAGAGCTTATCATGTAAACATTGCCGATTTAATTGTGTACCCAACAGCGCAAGCCTCTGCTACAATTGTAAATCGTGTTAAAAGCTAG
- a CDS encoding DUF58 domain-containing protein codes for MDTKELLKKVRKIEIKTRRLSDHIFSGEYHTSFKGRGMTFSEVRQYQYGDDIRAIDWNVTARYNEAHVKVFEEERELTMMLMVDISGSESFGSKNQFKKDIVTEIAATMAFSATQNNDKIGLILFSDEIELYIPPKKGRSHVLRIIRELIEFEPKSHKTDLAQALKFLSGTQKKKAIVFVISDFMSQDYEQTLKIASKKHDITGIRVYDIREEKMPNLGMVSMLDAESGEIQLVDTSSKSVRMNYEKYYHDKVNYFKETFSKSGSGVVNTRVDESYVTKLLGYFKSR; via the coding sequence ATGGATACAAAAGAGCTTTTAAAAAAGGTACGAAAAATAGAAATCAAAACCCGAAGATTGAGTGATCATATCTTTTCGGGAGAATATCACACTTCGTTTAAAGGACGTGGGATGACATTCAGTGAAGTGCGTCAGTACCAATATGGAGATGATATTCGTGCGATTGATTGGAATGTGACGGCTCGTTACAACGAAGCACATGTTAAGGTTTTTGAAGAAGAACGTGAATTGACCATGATGTTGATGGTTGATATTTCTGGTTCAGAAAGTTTTGGTTCAAAAAACCAATTCAAAAAAGATATTGTTACAGAAATTGCTGCTACCATGGCTTTTTCTGCTACGCAAAATAATGATAAAATAGGATTGATTTTATTTTCTGATGAGATTGAACTTTATATTCCCCCAAAAAAAGGAAGATCTCATGTATTGCGCATCATTCGAGAACTTATAGAATTTGAACCTAAGAGCCATAAAACAGATCTTGCACAAGCTTTAAAATTTTTGTCTGGAACCCAGAAAAAGAAAGCTATTGTTTTTGTTATTTCGGATTTCATGTCGCAAGATTATGAGCAAACCCTAAAAATTGCTTCTAAAAAGCATGATATCACAGGCATTCGAGTGTATGATATTCGGGAAGAAAAAATGCCAAATTTAGGAATGGTCTCTATGCTTGACGCGGAGTCTGGTGAAATTCAATTGGTTGATACGAGTTCAAAATCTGTCCGAATGAATTATGAGAAATACTATCATGATAAAGTGAATTATTTCAAAGAAACGTTCAGTAAATCAGGTTCGGGAGTCGTAAACACAAGAGTTGACGAAAGTTATGTGACAAAATTATTAGGCTATTTTAAATCTAGATAA
- a CDS encoding aldo/keto reductase family oxidoreductase, with product MSKTTLSPIIAGAMNWGIWDKNLSTKEIINMIHLCLENKITTFDHADIYGSYTTESDFGKALTGSKIDRNKMQLISKCGIQMVTENRSNKIKHYDYSKEYIIWSVENSLKNLQTDYLDVLLLHRPSPLMQADEIAEAVLKLKSEGKIIDFGLSNFTASQTALISQKTEVSYNQISFSATNYEPMLDGSLDYMQVHNIRPMSWNPLGSVFREDNQQTRRLKKLLATLVSKYELGSDTLLLSWILQHPAKIIPIAGTVNVARIQSLMKATELKLDKEDWFAIWTESMGNDVP from the coding sequence ATGAGTAAAACAACTTTATCTCCTATTATTGCTGGGGCTATGAATTGGGGTATTTGGGATAAAAATCTCAGTACTAAAGAAATAATAAACATGATTCATCTTTGTTTGGAAAACAAAATCACAACATTTGACCATGCTGATATTTACGGTTCCTATACAACTGAATCTGATTTTGGAAAAGCGCTAACCGGAAGCAAAATTGACAGAAATAAAATGCAGTTAATTTCTAAGTGCGGCATCCAAATGGTAACGGAAAATAGAAGTAACAAAATCAAACATTATGATTATTCAAAAGAGTACATCATTTGGTCTGTTGAAAATTCATTAAAAAACTTACAGACGGATTATTTAGATGTTCTCTTATTACACAGACCAAGCCCATTAATGCAGGCGGATGAAATTGCAGAAGCAGTGCTGAAACTAAAATCAGAAGGGAAAATTATTGATTTTGGACTTTCTAATTTCACGGCTTCTCAAACAGCATTGATTAGCCAGAAAACAGAAGTAAGTTATAATCAAATTTCTTTTTCGGCTACAAATTATGAGCCGATGCTTGATGGAAGTCTAGATTATATGCAGGTTCACAACATACGTCCAATGTCATGGAATCCTTTGGGAAGTGTTTTTAGAGAAGACAATCAGCAAACAAGACGTTTGAAAAAGCTATTGGCGACTTTGGTTTCAAAATATGAATTGGGTTCTGATACACTTTTACTTTCTTGGATTTTGCAACATCCAGCAAAAATAATTCCTATTGCAGGAACTGTAAATGTTGCCCGAATCCAATCTTTGATGAAAGCAACCGAATTAAAATTAGACAAAGAAGATTGGTTTGCCATTTGGACCGAAAGTATGGGGAATGATGTTCCTTAA
- a CDS encoding VWA domain-containing protein, with amino-acid sequence MELDEKKYLYLLFILPIVVLFFLYNLYWKRKKQREFGDLDLVKKLSPESSFFKPILKLGVLLLALTGLILGLVNPKIGTKMETVKREGIDIVFAIDVSKSMLAEDVAPNRLEKSKQIVSQIINQLGSDRIGIVAYAGNSFPVLPITTDYSVAKMFLQSMNTDMVSSVGTSLDEAIKLSATYFDDKKTSKLLIMISDGEDHSEGAEAAAEEANKLGIKIITIGVGTEKGGMIPLKQNGVVQGFKRDSNNEIVITKRNQESLIAIAKATKGGYVKGTNTKDVVEYVKNALNNIEKTEFEATQMADFQSQFQWFLGIAFILLVLDVFLLERKTKWVRKLNLFNDKE; translated from the coding sequence ATGGAATTAGACGAAAAAAAATATTTATACCTGCTGTTTATACTACCCATTGTAGTGTTGTTTTTTCTATACAATTTATATTGGAAAAGAAAAAAACAACGTGAATTTGGAGATTTAGATTTGGTTAAAAAACTAAGCCCAGAAAGCTCTTTTTTTAAACCAATTTTGAAATTAGGAGTATTGCTTTTGGCATTGACAGGATTGATTTTAGGATTAGTAAATCCAAAAATTGGAACTAAAATGGAAACTGTAAAACGAGAAGGAATTGATATCGTTTTTGCCATTGACGTTTCTAAAAGTATGCTTGCCGAAGATGTCGCGCCAAATCGTTTAGAGAAGAGCAAACAAATTGTTTCTCAAATCATAAATCAATTAGGAAGTGACAGAATAGGAATTGTTGCTTATGCTGGAAATTCCTTTCCGGTTTTGCCTATTACAACGGATTATAGCGTTGCTAAAATGTTTTTGCAAAGTATGAATACGGATATGGTTTCGTCAGTGGGAACATCATTAGACGAAGCAATCAAGCTTTCAGCAACGTATTTTGACGATAAAAAAACGAGTAAGTTATTGATTATGATTTCTGATGGAGAAGATCATTCAGAAGGTGCAGAAGCCGCCGCTGAAGAAGCTAATAAGTTAGGAATTAAAATTATCACTATTGGAGTTGGAACTGAAAAAGGAGGAATGATTCCGTTGAAACAGAATGGAGTTGTTCAAGGTTTCAAAAGAGATAGTAATAATGAAATTGTTATTACGAAACGGAATCAAGAGAGTCTGATCGCAATTGCAAAAGCTACAAAAGGGGGATATGTAAAAGGTACAAATACTAAAGATGTTGTTGAGTATGTAAAAAATGCATTGAATAATATTGAGAAAACAGAATTTGAAGCAACGCAAATGGCCGATTTTCAATCCCAATTTCAATGGTTTTTAGGCATTGCTTTTATATTATTAGTGTTAGATGTTTTCCTTTTGGAAAGAAAAACAAAATGGGTTCGAAAGTTGAATTTATTTAACGATAAAGAATAG
- a CDS encoding ATP-binding protein, translating to MINKRLLIKNLLAHNDESSFYDKKRQLNLHSREGKAKFLKHICALSNSNPTNNSYIVVGVEDYDNEIVGDDFFDDSRIQNLVNAFLENPPKIQYENVPFPNLPKDKVIGLVTIKPKSKTSFFKKGIHTIPANSIFIRRGSNTMPVEGEIEKNYQNTETVIGIENNSRNSIQYTLDNVIDFLNFRHKNMEPKYKVFKELFVICWAGISKKSRDKTYLSRVDIELINEQIKLFYSAQDVVEITYDEDTFTIIEYVPLGLNDKTSYYPLEQQTIHFHDNGYYKIERQILFQPPEFNKKLLFHIYNSNIILLSKLQKGIVLSDREYKDLENLPSTFMICYLNGFEDAKQKLIDAKLLLKPFTQVYLSFKEALRILRKMKYDVQ from the coding sequence ATGATTAACAAACGCCTTCTTATAAAAAACCTTCTCGCGCACAATGACGAGAGTAGTTTTTATGACAAAAAGCGTCAGTTGAACTTGCATTCAAGGGAAGGAAAAGCTAAATTTTTAAAACACATTTGTGCCTTATCAAACTCTAATCCCACCAATAATTCCTACATAGTTGTGGGTGTTGAAGATTATGATAATGAAATTGTAGGGGATGATTTTTTTGACGATAGTCGCATTCAAAATTTAGTAAACGCATTTCTTGAAAATCCGCCTAAAATCCAATACGAAAATGTCCCTTTCCCAAATTTACCAAAGGACAAAGTAATAGGGCTTGTTACGATTAAACCAAAAAGCAAAACTTCTTTCTTCAAAAAAGGAATTCACACTATTCCAGCAAACAGCATTTTTATAAGGCGAGGCAGCAATACCATGCCAGTTGAAGGAGAAATTGAAAAAAATTATCAAAACACTGAAACGGTTATTGGTATTGAAAATAATTCGCGCAACAGCATTCAATATACCCTTGATAACGTAATTGATTTTTTGAATTTTAGGCATAAAAACATGGAGCCTAAATATAAAGTCTTCAAGGAATTGTTTGTAATATGTTGGGCAGGAATTTCTAAAAAATCTCGTGACAAAACCTATTTATCAAGAGTCGATATTGAGTTGATAAATGAACAAATTAAGCTTTTTTATTCCGCACAAGACGTGGTAGAAATTACGTATGATGAAGACACTTTTACCATAATTGAATACGTCCCTTTAGGATTAAATGACAAAACCAGCTATTATCCTCTGGAACAGCAAACCATTCATTTTCATGATAATGGTTATTATAAAATTGAAAGGCAAATACTGTTTCAACCACCTGAATTCAATAAAAAATTACTGTTTCACATTTACAATTCAAATATAATTTTACTCAGCAAACTTCAAAAAGGAATTGTGCTATCTGACCGAGAGTATAAAGATTTAGAAAATCTACCTTCTACTTTTATGATTTGTTACTTAAACGGTTTTGAAGATGCTAAACAAAAACTGATTGATGCCAAACTCCTTTTGAAACCTTTTACACAAGTATATCTTTCGTTTAAAGAAGCGTTACGGATTTTGAGAAAAATGAAGTATGATGTACAATAA
- a CDS encoding BatD family protein, whose translation MKRYLILLLLSFQGLWAQVQFEAKVSKTTLGLNERLRIDFVMNVDGDNFVQPSFEGFRIIAGPSQQVSQSWINGKSSFEKIYSYFLLPNQKGTLVIRSAAIEFNGQIYKTAPIKINVTAAIQQPYDPNDPNAPQISADDNIYLVADISKTNPYINEPITVVYKLYFSYNIGITNWRELNKPKYNDFWSQNIDIKQLVAEEGMFRGQKYRYVVLRKTVLYPQKSGKLSIEPLALDIDVQLPTNRRDVFGRVVVTEGNKRVSAGTKTIAVKALPEAGKPADFSGAVGNFDFKVTPTKTNLKNGESLDLVVSVTGKGNMKLFNLPKPVVPNALEMYDPVHNEQVNTGLSGMTGKISDSYTIIPQYKGKYPVKPMQFSYFDLGSGTYKTISSPEIMINVLDGPSAADTTNVVASGAKNKILPTEQFKYIKLKSTLLAMQKDDFLGSNLFYGLLLFPFLMLPLIVVFKKKKESFDSDVTGNRIRMNNKLAKKYLSEAKKQINNKEPFYVALEKAMHNFLKAKLHIETSEMSKDNIQELLLSRNANPAAVNDFIALTENCEFARYAPASSTSIQQDFDKAVLIISELEKQI comes from the coding sequence ATGAAAAGATATTTAATCCTATTACTATTAAGTTTTCAGGGACTTTGGGCTCAAGTACAATTTGAGGCGAAAGTAAGCAAAACTACGCTTGGACTAAACGAGAGATTGCGTATTGATTTTGTTATGAATGTTGATGGAGATAATTTTGTACAGCCTTCTTTTGAAGGGTTCAGAATTATTGCAGGACCAAGTCAGCAAGTGAGTCAATCATGGATAAATGGGAAAAGTTCTTTTGAAAAAATTTATTCTTATTTTTTGTTGCCAAACCAAAAAGGAACTTTGGTTATTAGATCGGCAGCAATTGAATTTAATGGACAAATTTATAAAACAGCACCAATAAAAATCAATGTTACTGCGGCAATTCAGCAGCCATATGACCCGAACGATCCTAATGCGCCTCAAATATCTGCGGATGATAATATTTATCTGGTTGCTGATATTTCAAAGACGAATCCATACATCAACGAACCGATAACGGTAGTTTATAAATTGTATTTTAGTTACAACATTGGAATTACAAATTGGAGAGAGCTCAATAAACCAAAATACAATGATTTTTGGAGTCAGAACATAGATATTAAGCAATTAGTTGCGGAAGAAGGAATGTTTAGGGGGCAAAAATACCGTTATGTAGTATTAAGAAAAACGGTTTTATATCCTCAAAAATCAGGTAAATTATCTATTGAACCTTTGGCGTTAGATATTGATGTTCAATTGCCAACAAACCGAAGAGATGTTTTTGGTAGGGTTGTAGTAACTGAAGGAAACAAAAGAGTCTCGGCAGGAACTAAAACAATAGCAGTTAAAGCACTTCCAGAGGCTGGGAAACCAGCAGATTTTTCGGGTGCAGTAGGGAATTTTGATTTCAAAGTAACTCCGACTAAAACTAATTTGAAAAACGGTGAAAGTTTAGATCTAGTTGTTAGTGTGACGGGAAAAGGGAATATGAAATTGTTTAATTTGCCAAAACCAGTAGTTCCAAATGCCTTGGAAATGTATGATCCGGTGCATAATGAACAAGTTAATACTGGATTGTCTGGAATGACTGGAAAAATATCGGATAGTTATACGATTATCCCACAATACAAAGGGAAATATCCAGTTAAACCGATGCAGTTTTCGTATTTTGATTTGGGTTCAGGAACATACAAAACAATTAGTTCTCCTGAAATAATGATCAATGTACTTGATGGACCTTCGGCAGCTGACACCACAAATGTTGTGGCAAGTGGAGCTAAAAATAAAATTTTGCCAACAGAACAATTCAAATATATAAAGTTGAAAAGTACGCTTTTGGCAATGCAAAAAGACGATTTTTTAGGTTCTAATTTGTTTTATGGATTACTGCTTTTTCCATTCTTAATGCTGCCTTTAATCGTGGTGTTCAAAAAGAAAAAAGAATCTTTTGATAGCGATGTTACTGGAAACAGAATTAGAATGAACAATAAATTGGCTAAAAAATATTTGTCAGAAGCCAAAAAACAAATCAACAACAAAGAACCGTTTTATGTGGCTTTAGAAAAAGCAATGCATAACTTCTTGAAGGCTAAATTACATATTGAAACCTCAGAAATGAGTAAAGATAATATTCAAGAACTCTTGTTGTCTAGAAACGCAAATCCAGCAGCAGTAAATGATTTTATTGCATTAACTGAAAACTGTGAATTTGCCAGATACGCACCAGCATCAAGCACCTCTATTCAGCAGGATTTTGACAAAGCGGTATTGATTATCTCTGAATTAGAGAAACAGATATAA
- a CDS encoding MoxR family ATPase, whose product MEENTTTLDIRAINEKIERESAFIDLLTMEMNKVIVGQKHMVERLLIGLLGQGHILLEGVPGLAKTLAINTLSQAVHGSFSRIQFTPDLLPADVVGTMIYNIKQNEFSIKKGPIFANFVLADEINRAPAKVQSALLEAMQEKQVTIGDTTFKLDRPFLVLATQNPIEQEGTYQLPEAQVDRFMLKTVIDYPKMDEERLVIRQNLKGSYDKVNQVVSVDQILRAQEAVREVYMDEKIEKYILDIIFATRFPEKYKLADLKPLISFGASPRGSINLANAAKCYAFIKRRGYVIPEDVRAVVHDVLRHRIGVTYEAEAENITSVDIINKIVNEIEVP is encoded by the coding sequence ATGGAAGAAAATACAACGACTTTAGACATTAGAGCGATTAATGAAAAAATAGAGAGAGAAAGTGCTTTTATAGACCTTCTTACAATGGAAATGAACAAAGTTATTGTGGGTCAAAAACACATGGTAGAGCGTTTGTTAATTGGGCTTTTGGGACAAGGGCATATTTTATTAGAAGGTGTTCCTGGATTAGCTAAAACATTAGCAATTAATACGTTGTCACAAGCAGTTCATGGTTCTTTTAGTAGAATTCAGTTTACTCCAGATTTATTGCCTGCGGATGTAGTTGGTACGATGATTTACAATATTAAACAGAACGAATTTTCGATTAAGAAAGGGCCTATTTTTGCCAATTTCGTTCTTGCAGATGAGATCAATCGTGCGCCTGCAAAAGTTCAATCAGCATTGTTAGAAGCCATGCAGGAAAAACAAGTAACTATTGGCGATACTACATTTAAATTAGACAGACCTTTTTTAGTTTTAGCAACTCAAAACCCAATCGAGCAAGAAGGAACCTACCAACTTCCTGAAGCACAAGTTGACCGTTTTATGTTGAAAACCGTTATTGATTATCCAAAAATGGATGAAGAGCGATTGGTTATTCGTCAAAACCTAAAAGGAAGTTATGATAAAGTAAACCAAGTAGTTTCGGTAGACCAAATTTTGCGTGCGCAAGAAGCGGTTCGTGAAGTTTACATGGATGAAAAAATAGAGAAATATATTCTTGATATTATTTTTGCAACCCGTTTTCCAGAGAAATATAAATTAGCGGATTTGAAACCATTAATTAGTTTTGGAGCATCGCCACGTGGAAGTATTAATTTAGCTAATGCGGCTAAATGCTATGCTTTTATTAAACGTCGTGGTTATGTAATTCCTGAGGATGTACGTGCTGTTGTTCATGATGTTTTACGTCATAGAATTGGAGTGACTTATGAAGCGGAAGCAGAAAACATCACTTCGGTAGACATTATAAATAAAATCGTAAACGAGATTGAAGTACCGTAA
- a CDS encoding VWA domain-containing protein, translated as MEKITFLNPEFFWLFLLIPVVVVWLFLKRNHQSATLKISSVEGFKGSNTLLVRLKPFLGVLRLLALSSLIVAMARPRTVDISNKTKTTKGIDIVMAIDVSGSMLAKDLKPNRMEALKRVAADFVDQRPNDRIGLVVYASEAYTKTPVTSDKAIISEAIKSIKYDNVLQDGTGIGMGLATAVNRLKDSKAKSKVIILLTDGVNNAGFIEPETASDIAKQYGIKVYTIGIGTNGMAMFPYAVAPNGQFLFQMMKVEIDEQLMKSIARKTDGKYFRATSNDKLAEIYAAINKLETTEIQELKFYDYDEKFRPFVWFAGFLVLLEIGLRNTVYKSFI; from the coding sequence ATGGAAAAAATAACGTTTTTAAATCCAGAATTTTTTTGGTTGTTTCTTTTGATTCCAGTCGTTGTGGTCTGGTTATTTTTAAAAAGGAATCACCAATCCGCGACCTTAAAAATTAGTTCTGTTGAAGGATTCAAAGGTTCAAATACCTTGTTAGTAAGACTAAAACCTTTCCTGGGAGTGCTTCGATTATTGGCGTTAAGCTCCCTTATTGTGGCTATGGCAAGACCTAGAACAGTTGATATCAGTAACAAAACAAAAACCACCAAAGGAATTGATATTGTAATGGCAATTGATGTTTCTGGAAGTATGTTAGCCAAGGATTTGAAACCCAATAGAATGGAAGCGCTTAAAAGAGTTGCGGCTGATTTTGTTGACCAAAGACCAAATGACAGAATAGGACTTGTCGTATATGCATCCGAAGCTTATACAAAAACACCGGTTACAAGTGATAAAGCAATCATATCAGAAGCTATAAAAAGCATAAAATATGACAATGTTTTGCAAGATGGAACCGGAATAGGAATGGGATTAGCTACGGCGGTTAACCGTTTGAAAGATAGTAAAGCAAAAAGCAAAGTGATTATTTTATTAACCGATGGTGTAAATAATGCTGGTTTTATTGAGCCTGAAACGGCTTCAGATATTGCTAAACAATACGGAATTAAAGTCTATACAATCGGAATTGGAACGAACGGAATGGCTATGTTTCCTTATGCAGTTGCGCCAAACGGACAATTTTTGTTTCAGATGATGAAGGTTGAAATTGATGAACAATTGATGAAAAGTATCGCTAGAAAAACAGACGGGAAATATTTCCGCGCAACTAGTAATGATAAATTAGCTGAAATCTATGCGGCAATAAATAAACTAGAAACTACAGAAATTCAAGAATTGAAGTTCTATGATTATGACGAAAAATTCAGGCCTTTTGTTTGGTTTGCAGGTTTTTTGGTGTTATTAGAAATTGGATTGCGAAATACAGTTTACAAAAGCTTTATATAA
- a CDS encoding tetratricopeptide repeat protein: MKKLFLYVLLAVSLAISAQEKDASLPKANEDFSSKNYADAEANYRISQSKFPNRTVAPYNLGNAIYRQNQFSESKFAYAKALKNIKSRSQKHKALHNLGNVFMNEKDYTQAVEAYKDALRNDPTDEETRYNYALAKKMLKENPPKDDKNKDKNKDKNKDKKDDKKDGDKDKNKDKGDKDKDKNDDKGDKDKSDKNGKNDDKSNQDGKPKPNPGGISQDRLQNLLDAVNNEEKKVQNKVNAQKMKGKPARTEKDW; this comes from the coding sequence ATGAAAAAATTATTTCTATATGTTTTATTAGCCGTTTCTTTAGCCATTTCGGCTCAAGAAAAAGATGCTTCATTGCCAAAAGCTAATGAGGATTTTAGCTCAAAAAACTATGCCGATGCCGAAGCTAATTATAGAATTTCACAGTCAAAGTTTCCAAACAGAACGGTAGCTCCTTATAATCTAGGTAACGCTATTTACAGACAAAATCAATTTTCAGAGTCAAAGTTCGCTTACGCAAAAGCATTGAAAAATATAAAATCAAGATCTCAAAAACATAAAGCCTTGCATAATTTGGGAAATGTTTTTATGAACGAGAAAGATTATACACAAGCTGTAGAAGCTTATAAAGATGCTTTGCGTAATGATCCAACAGATGAAGAAACAAGGTATAATTATGCTTTGGCTAAAAAAATGCTAAAAGAAAATCCGCCTAAAGACGATAAAAATAAAGATAAAAACAAGGATAAGAATAAAGATAAAAAGGACGACAAGAAAGACGGCGATAAAGACAAGAATAAAGATAAAGGCGACAAAGACAAAGATAAAAACGACGATAAAGGAGATAAAGATAAGTCGGATAAAAATGGTAAGAACGATGATAAATCAAATCAAGATGGGAAGCCAAAACCAAATCCTGGAGGAATTTCTCAAGATCGATTACAAAATTTATTAGACGCCGTAAACAATGAAGAAAAGAAAGTGCAGAATAAAGTAAATGCACAAAAAATGAAAGGGAAACCAGCCAGAACAGAGAAAGACTGGTAA